A window from Vigna angularis cultivar LongXiaoDou No.4 chromosome 7, ASM1680809v1, whole genome shotgun sequence encodes these proteins:
- the LOC108337739 gene encoding uncharacterized protein LOC108337739 isoform X2, with amino-acid sequence MTHCLFSFTETRNRCYRSAFTGSGLRSTITDLKDGTVMHYWAPKAPTEAKPNLLLIHGLGANALWQWGDFVRGLASLFNVYVPDLVFFGGSYTTRPERSERFQAECVMRVMEAQGVRRVSVAGLSYGGFVAYCMAAMERETVVVEKVVVCGSGVCMEERDVKEGLFPVTDLDEAASILVPQTPNKLKELVRYSFFKPTLFSWFPSCFLHDFIETMCRDYEQEKRELIKALVKDRKLSDIPKISQAFRGQCSTSCH; translated from the exons ATGACTCACTGTTTGTTCAGCTTCACGGAGACCCGAAACCGCTGCTACCGGTCAGCGTTCACCGGGTCGGGCCTCCGCTCCACCATAACAGACTTAAAAGACGGAACCGTAATGCACTACTGGGCCCCCAAGGCCCCAACCGAGGCCAAACCCAACCTCCTCCTCATCCACGGGCTCGGAGCCAATGCGCTGTGGCAGTGGGGGGACTTCGTCCGCGGCCTGGCGTCGCTCTTCAATGTGTACGTGCCGGACCTCGTCTTCTTCGGCGGGTCCTACACGACCCGGCCCGAGCGGAGCGAGCGGTTCCAGGCGGAATGTGTGATGCGGGTGATGGAGGCGCAAGGGGTGCGGCGGGTCAGTGTAGCGGGGCTGAGCTACGGCGGATTCGTGGCGTACTGCATGGCGGCGATGGAGAGAGAGACGGTGGTGGTGGAGAAGGTGGTGGTGTGTGGGTCAGGGGTGTGTATGGAGGAGAGGGACGTTAAGGAAGGGCTTTTCCCTGTGACGGATTTGGATGAGGCTGCGAGTATTTTGGTGCCGCAAACGCCGAATAAACTGAAGGAGCTTGTTCGGTATTCTTTTTTCAAACCAACTCTCTTCAGCTGGTTTCCTTCTTGCTTCCTCCATGATTTCATTGAG ACAATGTGCAGGGACTATgaacaagaaaagagagaacTCATCAAAGCCCTTGTAAAGGACCGAAAACTTTCTGACATCCCCAAGATATCTCAG GCATTTAGGGGACAATGCTCAACTAGTTGTCATTAA
- the LOC108337739 gene encoding uncharacterized protein LOC108337739 isoform X1 gives MTHCLFSFTETRNRCYRSAFTGSGLRSTITDLKDGTVMHYWAPKAPTEAKPNLLLIHGLGANALWQWGDFVRGLASLFNVYVPDLVFFGGSYTTRPERSERFQAECVMRVMEAQGVRRVSVAGLSYGGFVAYCMAAMERETVVVEKVVVCGSGVCMEERDVKEGLFPVTDLDEAASILVPQTPNKLKELVRYSFFKPTLFSWFPSCFLHDFIETMCRDYEQEKRELIKALVKDRKLSDIPKISQPTLIIWGEHDQVFPLELGHRLKRHLGDNAQLVVIKKAGHAFCAEKANEFFSIFKSYLLDFQVPAEVSPSNV, from the exons ATGACTCACTGTTTGTTCAGCTTCACGGAGACCCGAAACCGCTGCTACCGGTCAGCGTTCACCGGGTCGGGCCTCCGCTCCACCATAACAGACTTAAAAGACGGAACCGTAATGCACTACTGGGCCCCCAAGGCCCCAACCGAGGCCAAACCCAACCTCCTCCTCATCCACGGGCTCGGAGCCAATGCGCTGTGGCAGTGGGGGGACTTCGTCCGCGGCCTGGCGTCGCTCTTCAATGTGTACGTGCCGGACCTCGTCTTCTTCGGCGGGTCCTACACGACCCGGCCCGAGCGGAGCGAGCGGTTCCAGGCGGAATGTGTGATGCGGGTGATGGAGGCGCAAGGGGTGCGGCGGGTCAGTGTAGCGGGGCTGAGCTACGGCGGATTCGTGGCGTACTGCATGGCGGCGATGGAGAGAGAGACGGTGGTGGTGGAGAAGGTGGTGGTGTGTGGGTCAGGGGTGTGTATGGAGGAGAGGGACGTTAAGGAAGGGCTTTTCCCTGTGACGGATTTGGATGAGGCTGCGAGTATTTTGGTGCCGCAAACGCCGAATAAACTGAAGGAGCTTGTTCGGTATTCTTTTTTCAAACCAACTCTCTTCAGCTGGTTTCCTTCTTGCTTCCTCCATGATTTCATTGAG ACAATGTGCAGGGACTATgaacaagaaaagagagaacTCATCAAAGCCCTTGTAAAGGACCGAAAACTTTCTGACATCCCCAAGATATCTCAG CCTACATTAATAATCTGGGGAGAACATGATCAAGTATTTCCTTTAGAACTGGGACACAGATTGAAAAG GCATTTAGGGGACAATGCTCAACTAGTTGTCATTAAGAAGGCGGGGCATGCTTTCTGTGCGGAGAAGGCCAATGAgttcttcagcatcttcaagTCTTATCTCTTGGATTTCCAGGTACCTGCAGAGGTCTCACCTTCAAATGTATAA